The following coding sequences are from one Panthera leo isolate Ple1 chromosome E1, P.leo_Ple1_pat1.1, whole genome shotgun sequence window:
- the SPEM1 gene encoding spermatid maturation protein 1 isoform X1, with translation MAMAERPRPGWASYPSSSTNSCQDLGNSILLLLGLIICINIGINMVTLLWRRLRAFLHRVFHVVYEKEAPKPASPEKQTQPPKESAPAVHLRCTMDPVKMTVTPPPTRRHRHRGSSRRRAHRPVAWAPDTDDDEKPPHRHPAVCSHNWDHCADWESFRSTQGLWAPHTIRFQQTVEGKPLKGGMQSELGLEAYVYPVNPPPRSPKGLSHDNSGAGAGAGVGAQAEQEQGTPAPPAPPPAQGPAIVPDLPGRPSSRRVLYDAREVRRRLRELTREVEALSHCYPLISKSSNAEGTGKDWVYRSLAER, from the exons ATGGCCATGGCTGAGCGGCCGCGGCCTGGGTGGGCCTCATATCCCAGCTCCAGCACCAACAGCTGTCAGGACCTGGGCAACTCCATCCTGTTGCTGCTGGGTCTCATCATCTGCATTAACATTGGCATCAATATGGTGACACTG CTCTGGCGCAGACTCCGCGCCTTCTTACATCGGGTGTTCCACGTCGTTTATGAGAAAG AAGCTCCTAAGCCAGCCTCACCTGAGAAGCAGACCCAGCCTCCGAAAGAGAGCGCCCCTGCGGTCCACCTTCGATGCACCATGGACCCCGTGAAAATGACCGTGACCCCCCCACCCACTCGCCGCCATCGCCACAGGGGCTCCTCGAGGCGCCGGGCGCACCGCCCGGTCGCCTGGGCCCCCGACACCGACGACGACGAGAAGCCCCCACATCGGCACCCAGCAGTCTGCTCCCACAACTGGGATCACTGCGCAGACTGGGAAAGCTTTCGATCCACCCAGGGGCTCTGGGCTCCCCACACCATTCGCTTCCAGCAGACCGTAGAAGGAAAGCCCCTCAAAGGAGGGATGCAGTCGGAGCTGGGCCTGGAGGCCTACGTGTACCCGGTGAACCCCCCACCCCGGAGCCCAAAGGGCCTGAGCCACGACAACTCcggggcgggcgcgggcgcgggggtgggggcccaggccGAGCAGGAGCAGGGCACCCCTGcccctccggccccgccccctgcccagggccccgCAATCGTCCCCGACctccccgggcgcccctcttCGCGCCGCGTATTGTATGACGCCCGAGAAGTGAGGCGGCGCCTCCGGGAGCTGACCCGCGAGGTAGAGGCCCTGTCCCACTGCTACCCGCTGATCTCCAAGTCCAGCAATGCCGAGGGGACGGGCAAGGACTGGGTATACCGTTCCCTGGCAGAGAGGTGA
- the SPEM1 gene encoding spermatid maturation protein 1 isoform X2, with the protein MAMAERPRPGWASYPSSSTNSCQDLGNSILLLLGLIICINIGINMLWRRLRAFLHRVFHVVYEKEAPKPASPEKQTQPPKESAPAVHLRCTMDPVKMTVTPPPTRRHRHRGSSRRRAHRPVAWAPDTDDDEKPPHRHPAVCSHNWDHCADWESFRSTQGLWAPHTIRFQQTVEGKPLKGGMQSELGLEAYVYPVNPPPRSPKGLSHDNSGAGAGAGVGAQAEQEQGTPAPPAPPPAQGPAIVPDLPGRPSSRRVLYDAREVRRRLRELTREVEALSHCYPLISKSSNAEGTGKDWVYRSLAER; encoded by the exons ATGGCCATGGCTGAGCGGCCGCGGCCTGGGTGGGCCTCATATCCCAGCTCCAGCACCAACAGCTGTCAGGACCTGGGCAACTCCATCCTGTTGCTGCTGGGTCTCATCATCTGCATTAACATTGGCATCAATATG CTCTGGCGCAGACTCCGCGCCTTCTTACATCGGGTGTTCCACGTCGTTTATGAGAAAG AAGCTCCTAAGCCAGCCTCACCTGAGAAGCAGACCCAGCCTCCGAAAGAGAGCGCCCCTGCGGTCCACCTTCGATGCACCATGGACCCCGTGAAAATGACCGTGACCCCCCCACCCACTCGCCGCCATCGCCACAGGGGCTCCTCGAGGCGCCGGGCGCACCGCCCGGTCGCCTGGGCCCCCGACACCGACGACGACGAGAAGCCCCCACATCGGCACCCAGCAGTCTGCTCCCACAACTGGGATCACTGCGCAGACTGGGAAAGCTTTCGATCCACCCAGGGGCTCTGGGCTCCCCACACCATTCGCTTCCAGCAGACCGTAGAAGGAAAGCCCCTCAAAGGAGGGATGCAGTCGGAGCTGGGCCTGGAGGCCTACGTGTACCCGGTGAACCCCCCACCCCGGAGCCCAAAGGGCCTGAGCCACGACAACTCcggggcgggcgcgggcgcgggggtgggggcccaggccGAGCAGGAGCAGGGCACCCCTGcccctccggccccgccccctgcccagggccccgCAATCGTCCCCGACctccccgggcgcccctcttCGCGCCGCGTATTGTATGACGCCCGAGAAGTGAGGCGGCGCCTCCGGGAGCTGACCCGCGAGGTAGAGGCCCTGTCCCACTGCTACCCGCTGATCTCCAAGTCCAGCAATGCCGAGGGGACGGGCAAGGACTGGGTATACCGTTCCCTGGCAGAGAGGTGA
- the SPEM2 gene encoding uncharacterized protein SPEM2: MENQLYYDSLGSCSQYQEAPQGANDLLLLLLGLVILVNIGINVVTAMWHELQNALDKMIQWIHLKNEIFQASEGSPKDAPAKTQDVHIHCALDPVEVKMAWPTCHRSSSYRRLRSPRCSCRRHRRCSHRRGRHPCRHRPCSHQWGLRNHRHFPPNRSVFHSHCHSRKMSRLRPVPSFDEDNLDSCLEEDDLSFPHPKYPWRGWGGLYQPVGLPSNLGLWGRQGGILASLPPPALYLSPELRRMARRVEAKSELRLQSYGPHCPQSRIWGNLEAERQTPSPPPPRRLPPGPSRVPAEHSPYPSGAQLLHDSRDQRRRGLEGSGPPCALVPRGSRPEAREPCSPQAHRQSLPGHAHSQSNRSPHPSTGHLGQGAQDPHEVRRRTGESTEATPARHPLTTASLTVLGETSHRRAPAPDSALLPRSSQPLPEAQAPEPPPAQPTFRPLSRTPGANGSYQVYDSLELKRQVQESRARASSLPPPCTSASRPSLHRSRNGKLH, from the exons ATGGAAAACCAGCTCTATTATGACAGCCTGGGGTCCTGCAGTCAATACCAAGAAGCTCCCCAGGGTGCCAACGACTTACTGCTCCTGCTGCTGGGTCTCGTCATTCTTGTCAACATTGGGATCAACGTGGTAACTGCG ATGTGGCATGAACTCCAGAATGCCTTAGACAAGATGATACAGTGGATTCATCTGAAAA ATGAAATCTTCCAGGCTTCCGAAGGTTCCCCCAAAGACGCCCCAGCCAAGACCCAAGACGTTCACATCCACTGTGCCCTGGACCCTGTAGAAGTGAAGATGGCCTGGCCCACCTGCCATCGCTCTTCCTCCTACCGCCGTCTCCGCAGCCCCCGCTGCAGCTGTCGCCGCCACCGCCGCTGCAGCCACCGCCGTGGCCGGCACCCCTGCCGCCACCGCCCCTGCAGCCACCAGTGGGGACTGAGGAACCATAGGCATTTCCCCCCTAACCGCTCCGTCTTCCACAGTCACTGTCACAGCCGCAAGATGTCACGGCTGCGGCCAGTGCCCTCCTTTGATGAGGACAACCTAGACTCCTGCCTGGAGGAGGATGACCTATCCTTCCCGCACCCCAAGTACCCAtggcggggctggggagggctctACCAGCCGGTGGGCCTGCCCTCCAACTTGGGGCTGTGGGGCCGCCAGGGTGGGATCCTGGCCAGCCTGCCACCACCTGCTCTGTACCTGTCACCTGAGCTGCGCCGCATGGCCAGGCGCGTGGAGGCCAAGTCAGAGCTGAGGCTGCAGTCCTACGGGCCCCACTGCCCCCAGTCCCGAATCTGGGGCAATCTGGAGGCTGAGCGGCAGACCCCGTCTCCACCGCCCCCCCGCCGGctgccccccggcccctcccGAGTCCCCGCGGAACACAGCCCTTACCCCTCAGGGGCCCAGCTACTCCATGACTCCCGGGATCAGCGGCGGCGTGGTCTGGAGGGCTCCGGACCCCCCTGTGCCCTGGTGCCCCGGGGGTCCCGGCCCGAGGCCCGGGAGCCCTGCTCCCCCCAGGCCCACCGGCAGAGCCTCCCTGGCCACGCTCACAGCCAGTCCAACCGCAGCCCCCACCCATCCACGGGGCACTTGGGCCAAGGCGCCCAGGACCCCCACGAGGTTCGGCGCCGGACCGGCGAAAGCACCGAGGCAACGCCCGCCCGGCACCCTCTGACCACCGCATCCCTCACCGTGCTGGGCGAGACCTCCCACCGACGGGCCCCGGCTCCCGACTCAGCCCTGCTGCCCcgctcctcccagcccctgcccgAAGCCCAGGCTCCCGAgccgcccccagcccagcccaccttcAGGCCACTCAGCCGGACCCCGGGGGCCAATGGCAGCTACCAGGTATACGACAGCCTGGAGCTGAAGCGGCAGGTCCAGGAGAGCAGAGCGCGGGCCAGCTCCCTGCCGCCCCCCTGCACCTCGGCCTCCAGGCCCTCCCTGCACAGGAGCCGGAACGGGAAACTCCACTGA